One stretch of Leadbetterella byssophila DSM 17132 DNA includes these proteins:
- a CDS encoding zincin-like metallopeptidase domain-containing protein — protein MVKINYFTTPIEYYYTLAHEIIHSTGHASRLDRLVKFAKKNEYAFEELVADTAASYLLQHFGQATDSTLQNSASYVTNWLEALGKNPYFFYQAAKQAELATNYVLKEAL, from the coding sequence ATGGTGAAAATTAATTATTTTACCACTCCTATAGAGTATTATTACACTCTCGCACACGAAATCATCCACTCAACCGGACACGCTAGCCGTCTTGATCGCTTGGTGAAATTCGCCAAAAAGAATGAATACGCCTTCGAAGAACTCGTTGCAGATACAGCCGCATCCTACCTCTTACAGCACTTTGGGCAAGCTACCGATTCTACCCTGCAGAACTCCGCATCCTACGTCACCAATTGGCTTGAAGCCTTAGGTAAAAATCCGTACTTCTTCTACCAAGCTGCTAAGCAGGCAGAGCTGGCGACGAATTACGTTTTAAAAGAGGCCCTGTGA
- a CDS encoding TonB-dependent receptor plug, giving the protein MSAFNLHSTRIRYFILIFLCSHIYSGYSQTIHLRGTIKSDRSLEPLEAIITLGDSTGKVISYTQSDQNGSYRIDNIYFKPGLWLEVNVYGFHKARQAVLLNQMEYIFILKPNPLELQEVRVEAPAVRQTGDTTRFNVQRFAREQDRSISDVLKRLPGIGVGDDGSITYNGKKIDNLYIHGDDLMGGRYGMATKTIKKEMISSVHIIQNHQPVKALQNKVHSDKISVDLILQDDSSLKSSGNLRVGAGIPNLYELDLAQVALNKKFKMLNAAGGNTLGINYEDQLKNLGSNSMMGSLTNKLPEIYINLGATSKPSVPPIYYLNNRSLFASINNLYKFKNEVQLRINTTSQYDKTHYESSSAIANFVLQDTIRFTENHQLTNKPWGHDLLINLMANKKLYFLNNSFKVIRTSNLSTGEMHFNDQKFSQALTTYDKNYTNEFTFIPTYRKNSLVELRWLLEQNRNGKNLHLGSGYRPNFASVDSASIIQNLLVPTFISNSYLAYTYAKIGVTQQYKAGYMYEEQKLHSRLYSNTGLREITDSQNGLDWQRSYPYFSAMYQVRRKKMNAEILLPLEYYRITFQDLQLSMSNKRNFFLFRPKLYLQYNFSTEKNLRFDYNFQKSIGDFTQIYTQPILLDFKTLMVNDPHLQILHNTFTSLQYKEEQSLSMLTFYGKTIYTIQRSNTIKSMEIEENIIRSKTIKLVNRQKILDVNGGISKFFWKPKFRMTIDASGTFTKGEHYLNGNIVPLSSFQCQMKGQLEKNILKRLSAEYSYFGSWFSSRAITETGTTQFKNQYTSFQHNFSLSYLVGTQWQAKLSGIQSRTLVYGGSPIKYLFMNLNGGYRTKNKRVEWLLEISNIMGEKQYEIFTLMNNTAINRSYPLKGRTTVIKVIYNI; this is encoded by the coding sequence TTGAGCGCCTTTAATTTACATTCCACTAGAATTAGATATTTCATCCTTATCTTTCTCTGCTCCCACATTTATAGTGGTTACTCTCAAACTATCCACTTACGAGGCACTATCAAATCTGACCGAAGTTTAGAGCCTCTTGAAGCTATCATTACCTTAGGGGACAGCACGGGAAAAGTAATTTCCTATACCCAATCAGACCAAAATGGCTCATATAGAATCGATAATATTTACTTTAAACCAGGGCTATGGTTAGAGGTGAATGTTTACGGATTCCATAAGGCTCGTCAAGCCGTACTGCTGAACCAAATGGAATATATTTTTATATTAAAACCAAATCCGCTAGAATTACAGGAAGTAAGGGTAGAAGCTCCGGCAGTAAGACAGACGGGAGACACGACACGATTTAATGTTCAAAGATTTGCTCGAGAGCAAGATAGAAGTATTTCTGATGTCCTAAAAAGATTACCAGGAATAGGAGTCGGTGACGATGGCAGCATTACTTACAACGGCAAAAAGATAGACAATTTATATATTCACGGAGATGACCTTATGGGAGGGCGCTACGGGATGGCAACAAAAACCATAAAAAAGGAAATGATCTCCAGTGTTCATATCATCCAAAATCATCAACCAGTCAAAGCACTCCAAAACAAAGTACATTCCGATAAAATTTCTGTAGATCTAATATTACAAGATGACAGTAGCCTGAAATCTTCCGGAAATTTACGGGTTGGCGCTGGCATTCCCAATCTTTATGAACTTGATTTAGCACAAGTAGCACTAAATAAGAAATTTAAAATGTTAAATGCTGCAGGCGGCAATACTCTTGGCATAAACTACGAAGATCAGCTAAAAAACCTTGGATCAAATTCCATGATGGGGAGTCTAACCAATAAATTACCTGAAATCTACATCAATCTCGGCGCTACATCTAAGCCTAGTGTACCACCTATCTATTATTTAAATAATCGTTCCCTATTTGCATCTATAAATAACCTGTACAAATTCAAAAACGAGGTACAATTAAGAATTAATACAACAAGTCAGTACGATAAGACACACTATGAGTCGTCCAGCGCGATAGCAAATTTTGTTTTACAAGATACTATTCGTTTTACAGAAAACCACCAATTAACTAATAAACCTTGGGGCCATGATCTCCTCATTAATTTAATGGCAAATAAAAAATTGTATTTTCTTAACAATTCTTTCAAAGTAATCAGGACCTCGAACCTTAGCACAGGAGAAATGCATTTTAATGACCAAAAATTTTCTCAAGCACTGACTACCTATGATAAAAATTACACCAACGAATTTACATTCATTCCTACCTATAGAAAAAATAGTTTAGTAGAATTACGTTGGTTACTTGAACAAAATAGAAATGGGAAAAATTTACACCTTGGTTCTGGATATCGTCCAAATTTTGCCTCAGTAGATTCGGCATCTATCATACAAAATCTACTGGTACCTACATTCATTTCCAATTCTTATCTAGCCTACACTTACGCGAAAATAGGCGTTACGCAACAATACAAAGCGGGATATATGTATGAGGAACAAAAATTACACTCCCGCTTATATTCAAATACCGGTTTAAGGGAAATAACGGATTCACAAAACGGTTTAGATTGGCAAAGATCCTACCCTTATTTCTCCGCAATGTACCAAGTAAGAAGAAAAAAAATGAATGCAGAAATTTTATTGCCTCTGGAATACTACAGAATAACTTTCCAAGACCTACAGCTGTCCATGAGTAATAAAAGGAACTTTTTTCTATTCCGACCAAAATTATATTTACAATATAATTTTAGCACTGAAAAAAACCTACGATTTGATTACAATTTCCAGAAAAGTATCGGGGATTTTACTCAAATATATACCCAACCTATCCTATTGGATTTTAAGACATTAATGGTTAATGACCCACATCTTCAAATTTTGCATAATACGTTCACATCTTTGCAATACAAAGAGGAACAATCTCTATCCATGCTGACATTTTATGGTAAAACCATATACACAATTCAGCGTTCCAACACCATAAAATCAATGGAGATTGAAGAAAATATCATTCGATCGAAAACAATAAAATTAGTGAACCGCCAAAAAATTTTAGACGTGAATGGCGGAATTAGCAAATTTTTCTGGAAACCAAAATTCAGAATGACTATAGATGCTTCAGGAACATTTACCAAAGGTGAACATTATCTCAATGGAAATATAGTGCCACTGTCTTCGTTCCAGTGCCAAATGAAAGGTCAACTTGAAAAAAATATATTAAAAAGACTATCCGCAGAATATTCTTACTTTGGAAGTTGGTTCTCCAGTAGGGCAATAACCGAAACTGGAACAACACAATTTAAAAATCAGTATACAAGTTTTCAGCACAACTTTTCTTTAAGCTATTTAGTAGGCACCCAATGGCAAGCTAAGCTTTCTGGAATACAAAGCCGCACTTTAGTATACGGTGGTTCTCCAATAAAATATCTATTTATGAACTTAAATGGAGGATATCGAACTAAAAACAAACGGGTAGAATGGCTACTCGAAATTAGCAATATAATGGGTGAAAAGCAATATGAAATTTTTACTTTGATGAATAATACAGCAATAAATCGATCTTATCCCTTAAAGGGTCGAACTACAGTAATTAAGGTAATTTATAATATATAG
- a CDS encoding GLPGLI family protein, with product MFQLSTYTLWVFLWFIQEPVVYHVVYDSTLILDLHAPNSPYKQEMILSIGKNSSRYCEMEIFKIHNNKNQKNEPQPVINTTSARTVVGRPVLPVSNKGIVFREQLVVDVKNQLVHKIGQIGIKTYYVKKKLPSIKWEITSQQKTVLGYTCQMARGQYSGRNYSVWFTTDLPFTQGPWILHGLPGLILEVEDSTGEVQFKAKSITRSASTLENTDSFYEYEKAIALKEKEYTKALTMFLEDPEAYTQAQVNGAKVTTVNEDTGQKTKIVGLKKYNPIERL from the coding sequence ATGTTCCAGTTATCAACCTACACACTCTGGGTATTCTTATGGTTTATACAAGAACCGGTTGTTTACCACGTTGTTTATGATTCTACACTAATATTAGACCTTCATGCCCCAAATAGTCCGTATAAACAAGAAATGATATTATCGATAGGCAAAAATTCTAGTAGATATTGTGAAATGGAAATTTTTAAAATTCATAATAACAAAAATCAGAAAAATGAGCCACAACCTGTAATAAATACAACGTCTGCAAGAACGGTGGTCGGTAGACCCGTCTTGCCAGTCTCTAATAAAGGCATTGTATTTCGAGAACAATTAGTCGTAGATGTAAAAAATCAACTAGTGCACAAAATAGGGCAAATTGGAATAAAAACATATTATGTAAAGAAGAAATTGCCATCGATAAAATGGGAGATCACTAGCCAACAAAAAACCGTATTAGGGTACACTTGCCAAATGGCTCGAGGACAATATTCTGGTAGAAATTATTCAGTCTGGTTTACCACAGACCTACCTTTTACTCAGGGTCCTTGGATTCTTCATGGTCTTCCAGGTTTAATTCTGGAGGTTGAAGATAGTACAGGTGAAGTTCAATTTAAAGCAAAATCTATAACCCGAAGCGCTAGTACTTTGGAAAATACTGACTCCTTTTATGAATACGAAAAAGCAATTGCCTTAAAAGAAAAAGAATATACTAAAGCCTTAACGATGTTCCTTGAAGATCCCGAAGCTTACACCCAAGCCCAAGTAAATGGAGCGAAGGTCACGACTGTAAATGAAGATACTGGACAGAAAACGAAAATAGTTGGTTTGAAAAAATACAATCCCATTGAGCGCCTTTAA
- a CDS encoding TolB-like 6-bladed beta-propeller domain-containing protein: protein MNKIYLLLFVLFLNSCDAQDKKDITFKKFPVEQALVTKKLFTADVTSPYHMMLFNDSLLLIRHDESTTRHHFSSYSLHSKQKVRDLLPAGRKAGESLSFLSFGILGDQLWVLDLLKAAIIFVSIKDLDSVTEELPFQNTNYYRIQPLTKHTFICSGDHDSNYLLEKVDLNKGKIEETYFPYPENFPRTQKEAFESFLYKHPTQNKYFLAARYADYLQYIDLDAGTKKQIFGPEGFGPNLKLAKTAEGKEFMSINKETRFGYVRGQTTEKYIYLLISGNFREKEDSELGKSIFVFDWDGNEKKRINLENGIVDFVVSSNDSTIYVFNPETRSIESGNLY from the coding sequence ATGAATAAGATATACCTATTGCTTTTTGTACTTTTTTTAAACAGTTGCGATGCACAAGATAAGAAAGATATTACTTTTAAAAAATTTCCGGTTGAACAAGCACTAGTAACAAAAAAGCTTTTTACAGCTGATGTAACGTCGCCATATCATATGATGCTTTTCAACGATTCTTTGCTCTTAATTAGACACGATGAAAGTACCACTCGTCATCATTTTTCAAGTTATAGTCTACATAGTAAACAAAAAGTAAGAGACTTACTGCCTGCAGGTAGAAAGGCAGGTGAGAGTTTATCCTTTTTATCTTTTGGTATATTAGGAGATCAACTATGGGTTTTAGATTTATTGAAAGCTGCAATAATTTTTGTTTCAATTAAAGATTTAGACTCAGTTACAGAGGAATTGCCTTTTCAAAACACAAATTACTACCGAATTCAACCACTTACAAAACATACATTTATTTGTAGCGGAGACCATGACTCAAATTATCTCTTGGAAAAAGTAGATCTTAATAAGGGCAAAATTGAAGAAACGTACTTCCCTTACCCAGAAAATTTTCCCCGTACACAAAAGGAAGCATTTGAAAGTTTTTTGTACAAGCATCCCACTCAAAATAAGTATTTTCTTGCTGCTAGGTATGCTGATTATCTACAATACATAGATTTAGATGCTGGAACCAAAAAGCAAATATTCGGACCAGAAGGATTTGGGCCAAACTTGAAATTAGCAAAAACGGCAGAAGGGAAGGAATTTATGAGCATTAATAAAGAAACTCGTTTTGGATATGTACGAGGCCAAACAACAGAGAAATACATTTATCTGCTTATTTCAGGAAATTTTAGAGAAAAGGAAGACTCAGAACTAGGGAAATCAATTTTTGTTTTTGACTGGGACGGGAATGAAAAAAAACGTATAAACCTCGAAAATGGCATCGTCGATTTTGTGGTGAGCTCCAATGATTCAACTATATATGTCTTCAATCCCGAAACGAGAAGTATTGAAAGTGGAAACCTCTATTAA